In Chloroflexia bacterium SDU3-3, one DNA window encodes the following:
- a CDS encoding glycosyltransferase, with amino-acid sequence MSAASIDMWDVDIIISTYNRGDSIDQTIASIRASGHRRFTLWVLDQSDDDRTERCVARHAEADPRVRYLRAPLRGLCATRNAGSRLGSAPYILFTNDDVRVDPGWVGALVRDMAQNRAWCAFGRVLPGGVAPELVHSTTVLGLKTSTRHETYGPGSMNLGFGHGHNMAVARQRFEQLGGFDELLGAGSPLGAWDERDFGYRVLLHGGSITYTPEALAFHHHAQDSRGVWQSFRNYGAGTGAAVGKYLRCGKFPALYLLFEWMFSQGVRQIVSGVVRRQGLGKVRAGFEQLYFPIVGLIRSLRYAVDRETLMYRPSPLVADAQPVQLGGS; translated from the coding sequence ATGAGCGCGGCGAGCATCGATATGTGGGACGTCGATATCATCATTTCCACCTACAACCGAGGCGACTCAATCGATCAGACGATCGCCAGCATCCGCGCCAGCGGCCACCGGCGCTTCACGCTGTGGGTGCTCGACCAGAGCGACGATGACCGCACCGAGCGCTGCGTCGCGCGCCACGCCGAGGCCGACCCGCGCGTGCGCTATCTGCGCGCCCCGCTGCGCGGGCTGTGCGCCACCCGCAACGCGGGCAGCCGCCTGGGCAGCGCGCCCTACATCCTCTTCACCAACGATGATGTGCGGGTCGATCCCGGCTGGGTGGGCGCGCTGGTGCGCGACATGGCACAGAACCGCGCATGGTGCGCCTTTGGCCGCGTGCTGCCGGGCGGGGTCGCCCCCGAGCTAGTGCACAGCACCACCGTGCTGGGCCTGAAGACCAGCACGCGCCACGAGACCTATGGCCCCGGCTCCATGAACCTGGGCTTTGGCCACGGCCACAACATGGCGGTGGCCCGCCAGCGCTTCGAGCAGCTGGGCGGCTTCGACGAGCTGCTGGGCGCGGGCAGCCCGCTGGGCGCGTGGGACGAGCGCGACTTTGGCTACCGCGTGCTGCTGCATGGCGGCAGCATCACCTACACCCCCGAGGCGCTGGCCTTCCACCACCACGCCCAGGACAGCCGGGGCGTCTGGCAGAGCTTCCGCAACTATGGCGCTGGCACCGGCGCGGCGGTGGGCAAGTACCTGCGCTGCGGCAAGTTCCCCGCGCTCTACCTGCTGTTCGAGTGGATGTTCAGCCAGGGCGTGCGCCAGATCGTCTCGGGCGTGGTGCGCCGCCAGGGCCTGGGCAAGGTGCGCGCAGGCTTCGAGCAGCTCTACTTCCCCATCGTGGGCCTCATCCGCAGCCTGCGCTACGCAGTCGACCGCGAGACCTTGATGTACCGCCCCTCGCCACTGGTGGCCGATGCCCAGCCGGTGCAACTCGGCGGCTCGTAG
- a CDS encoding NAD(P)-dependent oxidoreductase produces MILVDTALARREAEGRPIRVGMIGAGFMARGTALQIIRYTTGMRLVAIANRTLANARRAYREAGVEDVREVATRGALEQAIASGVPAVTDDAMLICEAEGVDVVLEITGAVEFGAQVTMRAIQHGKHIVSMNAELEGTVGPILRRYADRAGVIFSISDGDQPGVTMNLYRFVRGIGVRPVLCGNIKGLHDPYRNPTTQEGFARQWGQSATMVTSFADGSKISFEQAIVANATGMRVARRGMFGPTVPGGTPLQDVAGELYPLDALVNGPGIVDYIVGATPAPGVFVLGTHDHPSMQHYLNLYKLGKGPLYLFYTPYHLCHFEVPNTVARVALFGDAALRAEGAPCVDVVAAAKIDLSAGTTLDGIGGYHTYGLAENADVTFSQRLLPIGLAEGCVLRRALPKDAVLTYDDVDVPPGRLSDRLRDEQNALFAGALGGTSAAQV; encoded by the coding sequence GTGATCTTGGTAGATACCGCCCTCGCGCGGCGCGAGGCCGAGGGCAGACCCATCCGCGTCGGCATGATTGGCGCGGGCTTCATGGCGCGCGGCACGGCGCTGCAGATCATCCGCTACACCACCGGCATGCGGCTGGTGGCCATCGCCAACCGCACGCTGGCCAATGCCCGCCGCGCCTACCGCGAGGCCGGGGTGGAGGACGTGCGCGAGGTCGCCACGCGCGGCGCGCTGGAGCAGGCGATCGCCAGCGGGGTGCCCGCCGTGACCGACGATGCGATGCTGATCTGCGAGGCCGAGGGCGTGGATGTGGTGCTGGAGATCACCGGCGCGGTGGAGTTTGGCGCGCAGGTGACGATGCGCGCCATCCAGCACGGCAAGCACATCGTCTCGATGAACGCCGAGCTAGAGGGCACCGTCGGCCCCATCCTGCGGCGCTACGCCGACCGGGCGGGCGTGATCTTCTCGATCTCCGACGGCGACCAGCCGGGCGTGACCATGAACCTCTACCGCTTCGTGCGGGGCATCGGGGTGCGCCCGGTGCTGTGCGGCAACATCAAGGGCCTGCACGACCCCTACCGCAACCCTACCACCCAGGAGGGCTTCGCGCGGCAGTGGGGCCAGAGCGCGACTATGGTCACCTCGTTTGCGGACGGCTCGAAGATCTCGTTCGAGCAGGCGATCGTGGCCAACGCCACCGGCATGCGCGTGGCGCGGCGCGGCATGTTTGGCCCCACCGTGCCCGGCGGCACGCCGCTGCAGGATGTGGCGGGCGAACTCTACCCGCTAGATGCCCTAGTCAATGGCCCTGGGATCGTTGATTATATTGTGGGAGCGACGCCAGCCCCTGGCGTTTTTGTCCTTGGCACCCACGATCACCCAAGCATGCAGCACTATCTGAACCTCTACAAGCTGGGCAAAGGGCCGCTCTACCTCTTCTACACGCCCTACCACCTCTGCCACTTCGAGGTGCCAAACACGGTGGCGCGGGTGGCGCTGTTCGGCGACGCTGCGCTGCGGGCCGAGGGCGCGCCATGCGTGGATGTGGTGGCGGCGGCCAAGATCGACCTGAGCGCGGGGACAACCCTCGACGGCATCGGCGGCTACCACACCTATGGCTTGGCCGAGAACGCCGACGTCACCTTTTCCCAGCGTCTGCTGCCTATCGGCCTAGCCGAGGGCTGCGTGCTGCGGCGCGCGCTGCCGAAGGATGCGGTGCTCACCTACGATGATGTGGATGTGCCGCCCGGTCGGCTGAGCGACCGCCTGCGCGACGAGCAGAACGCGCTGTTCGCTGGCGCGCTGGGCGGCACCTCGGCGGCGCAGGTTTAA